In Triticum aestivum cultivar Chinese Spring chromosome 5B, IWGSC CS RefSeq v2.1, whole genome shotgun sequence, the following proteins share a genomic window:
- the LOC123111216 gene encoding uncharacterized protein isoform X2, which yields MDSSRDRLLALAEEYPEYDMELLGHVLDNENLRVKYIPEAIKVLFETPSGFAIFAIDSGYLYDNDRDFTGIDTIWVHCVKKESADFFLWPKGFLKLDKATKAIAINSDGIHKSLAEFIEQKVGMEDILLVGESAYVEVIEAHVGVTCRCDANAIELMWGLQNLLHDLVPEEESEFGKNDRKYYSQKLLAYLRHIDNEINGEIALLASIIHRCNVTNKNYRDNMHKLDKVLYKRSGLRTDQWDTVTHATALAKLIGESVPIPESMFSSVEKGTLTSNLVDYSDEIDKDTIKVIYEHVVQLNKLKFSTLHKLKILLCDAKAAVLREPRESEEMLVEVPQVFSSKRSCQEEAECDRQNKSLKVNDGDSDVVQSDAIMDAKTN from the exons ATGGATTCATCTAGAGACCGGCTCCTAGCCCTAGCAGAGGAATATCCGGAGTATGATATGGAGCTGCTGGGGCACGTCCTCGACAACGAGAATCTTCGAGTCAAGTACATCCCGGAGGCAATAAAAGTGCTCTTCGAGACGCCGTCCGGCTTTGCGATCTTCGCCATCGACTCTGGCTACCTCTATGACAACGACAGGGACTTCACTGGCATTGAC ACGATCTGGGTTCACTGTGTCAAGAAGGAATCTGCGGACTTT TTTCTCTGGCCAAAGGGATTCCTAAAGCTTGACAAGGCGACCAAGGCCATAGCCATTAATTCTGATGGTATTCATAAAAGCCTTGCTGAATTTATCGAGCAGAAGGTTGGGATGGAGGATATACTATTGGTCGGTGAATCTGCATACGTAGAAGTTATTGAAGCACACGTG GGAGTTACATGTAGATGCGATGCTAATGCAATTGAGCTGATGTGGGGCCTGCAAAACCTATTGCATGATTTAGTGCCTGAAGAGGAATCGGAGTTCGGAAAGAATGACCGCAAGTACTATAGTCAAAAATTACTTGCCTACCTGCGTCACATTGACAATGAG ATCAATGGAGAGATTGCTTTATTGGCTTCCATCATACACCGTTGTAATGTTACCAACAAGAATTACCGCGACAACATGCATAAGCTTGATAAGGTTCTTTACAAGAGATCTGGCCTCAGGACTGACCAATGGGACACTGTGACGCATGCTACAGCTCTAGCTAAATTGATTGGAGAATCTGTACCCATCCCTGAAAGT ATGTTCAGTTCTGTCGAAAAGGGAACTCTAACTAGTAATCTAGTCGATTACAGTGATGAGATTGACAAGGACACTATAAAAGTAATATACGAGCATGTGGTACAACTTAATAAACTTAAGTTTTCAACGCTGCACAAGCTCAAGATTCTTCTTTGCGATGCTAAAGCAGCAGTCTTGCGGGAGCCTCGGGAGTCTGAAGAGATGTTGGTTGAGGTGCCACAAGTGTTCAGTTCCAAGAGGAGTTGCCAGGAGGAGGCTGAATGTGACCGGCAGAATAAGAGTCTCAAGGTTAACGACGGTGACAGTGATGTGGTCCAAAGTGATGCAATTATGGATGCAAAAACGAATTAG
- the LOC123111216 gene encoding uncharacterized protein isoform X3 has product MDSSRDRLLALAEEYPEYDMELLGHVLDNENLRVKYIPEAIKVLFETPSGFAIFAIDSGYLYDNDRDFTGIDTIWVHCVKKESADFFLWPKGFLKLDKATKAIAINSDGIHKSLAEFIEQKVGMEDILLVGESAYVEVIEAHVGVTCRCDANAIELMWGLQNLLHDLVPEEESEFGKNDRKYYSQKLLAYLRHIDNEVRPEMINGEIALLASIIHRCNVTNKNYRDNMHKLDKVLYKRSGLRTDQWDTVTHATALAKLIGESVPIPESMFSSVEKGTLTSNLVDYSDEIDKDTIKQSCGSLGSLKRCWLRCHKCSVPRGVARRRLNVTGRIRVSRLTTVTVMWSKVMQLWMQKRISFTLLTYE; this is encoded by the exons ATGGATTCATCTAGAGACCGGCTCCTAGCCCTAGCAGAGGAATATCCGGAGTATGATATGGAGCTGCTGGGGCACGTCCTCGACAACGAGAATCTTCGAGTCAAGTACATCCCGGAGGCAATAAAAGTGCTCTTCGAGACGCCGTCCGGCTTTGCGATCTTCGCCATCGACTCTGGCTACCTCTATGACAACGACAGGGACTTCACTGGCATTGAC ACGATCTGGGTTCACTGTGTCAAGAAGGAATCTGCGGACTTT TTTCTCTGGCCAAAGGGATTCCTAAAGCTTGACAAGGCGACCAAGGCCATAGCCATTAATTCTGATGGTATTCATAAAAGCCTTGCTGAATTTATCGAGCAGAAGGTTGGGATGGAGGATATACTATTGGTCGGTGAATCTGCATACGTAGAAGTTATTGAAGCACACGTG GGAGTTACATGTAGATGCGATGCTAATGCAATTGAGCTGATGTGGGGCCTGCAAAACCTATTGCATGATTTAGTGCCTGAAGAGGAATCGGAGTTCGGAAAGAATGACCGCAAGTACTATAGTCAAAAATTACTTGCCTACCTGCGTCACATTGACAATGAGGTCAGGCCTGAAATG ATCAATGGAGAGATTGCTTTATTGGCTTCCATCATACACCGTTGTAATGTTACCAACAAGAATTACCGCGACAACATGCATAAGCTTGATAAGGTTCTTTACAAGAGATCTGGCCTCAGGACTGACCAATGGGACACTGTGACGCATGCTACAGCTCTAGCTAAATTGATTGGAGAATCTGTACCCATCCCTGAAAGT ATGTTCAGTTCTGTCGAAAAGGGAACTCTAACTAGTAATCTAGTCGATTACAGTGATGAGATTGACAAGGACACTATAAAA CAGTCTTGCGGGAGCCTCGGGAGTCTGAAGAGATGTTGGTTGAGGTGCCACAAGTGTTCAGTTCCAAGAGGAGTTGCCAGGAGGAGGCTGAATGTGACCGGCAGAATAAGAGTCTCAAGGTTAACGACGGTGACAGTGATGTGGTCCAAAGTGATGCAATTATGGATGCAAAAACGAATTAGTTTCACTTTGCTGACCTATGAATGA
- the LOC123111216 gene encoding uncharacterized protein isoform X1 — translation MDSSRDRLLALAEEYPEYDMELLGHVLDNENLRVKYIPEAIKVLFETPSGFAIFAIDSGYLYDNDRDFTGIDTIWVHCVKKESADFFLWPKGFLKLDKATKAIAINSDGIHKSLAEFIEQKVGMEDILLVGESAYVEVIEAHVGVTCRCDANAIELMWGLQNLLHDLVPEEESEFGKNDRKYYSQKLLAYLRHIDNEVRPEMINGEIALLASIIHRCNVTNKNYRDNMHKLDKVLYKRSGLRTDQWDTVTHATALAKLIGESVPIPESMFSSVEKGTLTSNLVDYSDEIDKDTIKVIYEHVVQLNKLKFSTLHKLKILLCDAKAAVLREPRESEEMLVEVPQVFSSKRSCQEEAECDRQNKSLKVNDGDSDVVQSDAIMDAKTN, via the exons ATGGATTCATCTAGAGACCGGCTCCTAGCCCTAGCAGAGGAATATCCGGAGTATGATATGGAGCTGCTGGGGCACGTCCTCGACAACGAGAATCTTCGAGTCAAGTACATCCCGGAGGCAATAAAAGTGCTCTTCGAGACGCCGTCCGGCTTTGCGATCTTCGCCATCGACTCTGGCTACCTCTATGACAACGACAGGGACTTCACTGGCATTGAC ACGATCTGGGTTCACTGTGTCAAGAAGGAATCTGCGGACTTT TTTCTCTGGCCAAAGGGATTCCTAAAGCTTGACAAGGCGACCAAGGCCATAGCCATTAATTCTGATGGTATTCATAAAAGCCTTGCTGAATTTATCGAGCAGAAGGTTGGGATGGAGGATATACTATTGGTCGGTGAATCTGCATACGTAGAAGTTATTGAAGCACACGTG GGAGTTACATGTAGATGCGATGCTAATGCAATTGAGCTGATGTGGGGCCTGCAAAACCTATTGCATGATTTAGTGCCTGAAGAGGAATCGGAGTTCGGAAAGAATGACCGCAAGTACTATAGTCAAAAATTACTTGCCTACCTGCGTCACATTGACAATGAGGTCAGGCCTGAAATG ATCAATGGAGAGATTGCTTTATTGGCTTCCATCATACACCGTTGTAATGTTACCAACAAGAATTACCGCGACAACATGCATAAGCTTGATAAGGTTCTTTACAAGAGATCTGGCCTCAGGACTGACCAATGGGACACTGTGACGCATGCTACAGCTCTAGCTAAATTGATTGGAGAATCTGTACCCATCCCTGAAAGT ATGTTCAGTTCTGTCGAAAAGGGAACTCTAACTAGTAATCTAGTCGATTACAGTGATGAGATTGACAAGGACACTATAAAAGTAATATACGAGCATGTGGTACAACTTAATAAACTTAAGTTTTCAACGCTGCACAAGCTCAAGATTCTTCTTTGCGATGCTAAAGCAGCAGTCTTGCGGGAGCCTCGGGAGTCTGAAGAGATGTTGGTTGAGGTGCCACAAGTGTTCAGTTCCAAGAGGAGTTGCCAGGAGGAGGCTGAATGTGACCGGCAGAATAAGAGTCTCAAGGTTAACGACGGTGACAGTGATGTGGTCCAAAGTGATGCAATTATGGATGCAAAAACGAATTAG